A genome region from Panicum virgatum strain AP13 chromosome 4K, P.virgatum_v5, whole genome shotgun sequence includes the following:
- the LOC120703460 gene encoding uncharacterized protein LOC120703460, with amino-acid sequence MKCDNFKALVDPCIDCELMIILIDLILQKTRAYHHILFNKLSMWDYLLTRTDFQSAIQTSLDVAVIRGLLRISSLSLLLSCDPIA; translated from the exons ATGAAATGC GATAACTTCAAGGCTCTTGTTGATCCCTGCATCGACTGTGAACTCATG ATCATCTTGATTGATCTGATCCTGCAGAAGACAAGGGCGTACCACCATATTCTGTTTAATAAGCTTAGCATGTGGGATTATCTGTTGACAAG GACAGATTTCCAATCTGCAATACAAACATCTCTTGACGTAGCAGTGATCAG AGGTCTCCTCCGTATTTCTTCATTGTCCCTTCTTCTCTCATGTGATCCGATTGCCTGA
- the LOC120703457 gene encoding beta-1,2-xylosyltransferease XAX1-like, producing MASSTAYSRPSKPPGPAAGDRRGPRLAKELGKIEPKKLGIGLVAGCCLALLTYLSFARLFAIYSPVFDSSALVLRNAPPATTTVPATEAPPVEQKTEVEEQKDVTDPEADPNMTNLPEVTRKDEQEDSAATKPASAATEAKITCDENGVDEGFPYARPPVCELTGDIRISPKEKTMYLVNPSGAGPFDANGEKKIRPFARKDDFLLPGVVEVTIKSVSSAEAAPQCTRRHDVPVVVFSVAGYTDNFFHDNTDVLIPLFLTTAHLKGEVQLLITNFKPWWVHKFTPLLKKLSNYDVINFDKDEGVHCFRAGHIGMYRDRDLIISPHPTRNPHNYSMVDYNRFLRRAFALPRDAPAVLGEETSAKPKMLIIERKGTRKLLNLREVSAMCEELGFAVTVAEAGGDVRGFAERVNAADVLLAVHGAGLTNQIFLPTGAVLVQIVPWGKMDWMATNFYGQPARDMRLRYVEYYVSEEETTLKDKYPRDHYVFTDPMRIHGQGWPAIAEIIMKQDVMVNMTRFKPFLLKALDELQE from the exons ATGGCGTCGTCAACGGCGTACTCGCGGCCGTCCAAgccgccggggccggcggccggcgaccggAGAGGGCCGCGGCTTGCCAAGGAACTCGGCAAGATCGAGCCCAAGAAGCTGGGCATCGGGCTGGTGGCCGGCTGCTGCCTCGCGCTGCTCACCTACCTGTCCTTTGCCAGGCTCTTCGCTATCTACTCGCCAGTTTTCG ATAGCTCGGCCCTGGTGTTGAGGAACGCGCCGCCGGCAACCACAACGGTGCCGGCAACAGAGGCTCCGCCGGTGGAGCAAAAGACTGAAGTGGAGGAGCAGAAAGATGTTACGGACCCTGAGGCGGACCCCAACATGACCAACTTACCAGAGGTCACAAGAAAGGATGAACAGGAGGACTCGGCGGCGACGAAGCCAG CTTCTGCCGCCACGGAGGCCAAGATCACCTGCGACGAGAACGGCGTTGACGAGGGCTTCCCGTACGCGCGCCCGCCGGTGTGCGAGCTCACCGGCGACATCCGGATCAGCCCCAAGGAGAAAACCATGTACTTGGTGAACCCGTCCGGCGCCGGGCCCTTCGACGCCAACGGCGAGAAGAAGATCCGCCCGTTCGCCCGCAAGGACGACTTCCTCCTCCCGGGCGTCGTGGAGGTCACGATCAAGTCCGTGTCCTCGGCCGAGGCCGCACCGCAGTGCACGCGGCGGCACGACGTCCCCGTGGTGGTCTTCTCCGTGGCCGGCTACACGGACAACTTCTTCCACGACAACACGGACGTGCTCATCCCGCTGTTCCTCACCACGGCGCACCTCAAGGGCGAGGTGCAGCTCCTCATCACCAACTTCAAGCCGTGGTGGGTGCACAAGTTCACGCCCCTGCTCAAGAAGCTCTCCAACTACGACGTGATCAACTTCGACAAGGACGAGGGGGTGCACTGTTTCCGGGCAGGCCACATCGGGATGTACCGCGACCGCGACCTCATCATCTCCCCGCACCCGACGCGCAACCCGCACAACTACTCCATGGTCGACTACAACCGGTTCCTCCGCCGCGCCTTCGCCCTGCCCCGCGACGCCCCGGCCGTGCTCGGGGAGGAGACCAGCGCCAAGCCCAAGATGCTCATCATCGAGCGCAAGGGCACGCGGAAGCTGCTCAACCTGCGGGAGGTATCGGCGATGTGCGAGGAGCTCGGCTTCGCGGTGAccgtggcggaggccggcggggacGTGCGCGGCTTCGCCGAGCGCGTGAACGCTGCCGACGTGCTCCTGGCGGTGCACGGTGCCGGGCTGACGAACCAGATCTTCCTGCCGACGGGTGCCGTGCTGGTGCAGATCGTGCCGTGGGGGAAGATGGACTGGATGGCGACCAACTTCTACGGGCAGCCGGCGCGGGACATGCGGCTCCGGTACGTGGAGTACTACGTCTCGGAGGAGGAGACGACGCTCAAGGACAAGTACCCCAGGGACCACTACGTGTTCACGGACCCAATGCGCATCCACGGGCAAGGGTGGCCGGCGATCGCCGAGATCATCATGAAGCAGGATGTCATGGTCAACATGACAAGGTTCAAGCCGTTCTTGCTCAAGGCGCTCGACGAGTTGCAGGAGTAG